Proteins from a single region of Haloterrigena alkaliphila:
- a CDS encoding 50S ribosomal protein L31e — MSASDFEERVVTVPLRDVKKGANHEAADYAMRLVREHLAKHFAVDEDAIRLDPSINEEVWSNGRANPPRKLRVRAARFDEEGEAVVEAEVAE; from the coding sequence ATGAGCGCAAGTGATTTCGAGGAACGCGTCGTCACCGTTCCGCTGCGCGACGTCAAGAAGGGGGCCAACCACGAGGCCGCCGACTACGCGATGCGACTCGTCCGCGAACACCTCGCGAAACACTTCGCCGTCGACGAGGACGCCATCCGACTGGACCCCTCGATCAACGAAGAGGTCTGGTCGAACGGCCGAGCCAACCCGCCGCGAAAGCTGCGCGTCCGTGCGGCCCGCTTCGACGAAGAGGGTGAGGCCGTCGTCGAGGCCGAGGTCGCCGAGTAA
- a CDS encoding tetratricopeptide repeat protein, which translates to MTDRDGDDDRDHRFSEGEGVDPSYEEFDLDPPELGVDPSKVDPVDSRVVTDTLDKHNIDSEDVDAEELLDVGLNYMQINRYEQATEAFERAAQFAEDDHTAQEAWINKGVAHAELEEYDEAIGAHREALRLDDTSEHAATAETNLAYALWEFGETAQALEHAERAVEIDERFAQGWFNRAFFLSERGLAEEALHCIDNAIRLGMRNARVLEEKAEILEELGEYDEAEEIADEANELRESAEQRLVEERREMQGHTPESAGGGQQRRDPQGGADVTDPGRTSDRDEEDWRLE; encoded by the coding sequence ATGACCGACCGAGACGGCGATGACGACCGCGATCACCGGTTCTCCGAGGGCGAGGGGGTCGACCCCTCCTACGAGGAGTTCGATCTGGATCCGCCGGAACTGGGCGTCGATCCCTCGAAGGTCGACCCGGTCGACTCCCGCGTCGTCACCGACACGCTCGACAAGCACAACATCGACAGCGAGGACGTCGACGCCGAGGAGTTGCTCGACGTCGGGCTGAACTACATGCAGATCAACCGCTACGAGCAGGCCACCGAAGCCTTCGAGCGGGCCGCCCAGTTCGCCGAGGACGACCACACGGCCCAGGAGGCCTGGATCAACAAGGGCGTCGCCCACGCCGAACTCGAGGAGTACGACGAGGCGATCGGCGCCCACCGCGAGGCGCTGCGGCTCGACGACACGAGCGAACACGCCGCGACCGCCGAGACCAACCTCGCCTACGCGCTCTGGGAGTTCGGCGAGACCGCACAGGCCTTAGAGCACGCCGAGCGCGCCGTCGAGATCGACGAGCGCTTCGCCCAGGGCTGGTTCAACCGGGCCTTCTTCCTCTCCGAGCGGGGGCTGGCCGAGGAAGCGCTGCACTGCATCGACAACGCGATTCGGCTGGGCATGCGCAACGCGCGGGTCCTCGAGGAGAAGGCCGAGATCCTCGAGGAACTCGGCGAGTACGACGAGGCCGAAGAAATCGCCGACGAGGCGAACGAACTGCGCGAGAGCGCCGAACAGCGCCTCGTCGAGGAACGCCGGGAGATGCAGGGGCACACCCCCGAGTCGGCCGGCGGCGGCCAGCAGCGACGGGACCCACAGGGCGGGGCCGACGTTACGGATCCCGGCCGCACGTCCGACCGCGACGAAGAGGACTGGCGCCTCGAGTAA
- a CDS encoding aminotransferase class V-fold PLP-dependent enzyme, translating to MSQQNLEALDVEAIRDEFPILEREFDGQQVVYLDNAATTQTPDPVVDAMSDYYRESNANIHRGIHHLSQEASIMYEEAHDRVAEFINADGREEVIFTKNTTESENLVAYAWGLNELGPGDRVVLTEMEHHASLVTWQQIGQRTGADVEYIRIDEDGRLDMDHARELIDDDAAIVSAVHVSNTLGTVNPVAELTDLAHEHDALSFIDGAQAVPNRPVDVEAIDADFYAFSGHKMAGPTGIGVLYGKQHLLEEMEPYLYGGGMIRKVTFEDSTWGDLPWKFEPGTPQIAEAVGLEAAIDWLEEIGMERIAAHEEEIARYAYERLADEDDVEIYGPEPGPDRGGLVSFNIEGVHAHDLASIMNDHTIAVRAGDHCTQPLHDKLGVPASTRASFYVYNTREEVDKLVAALDDARELFA from the coding sequence ATGAGTCAACAGAATCTCGAGGCGCTCGACGTCGAGGCCATCCGCGACGAGTTCCCCATCCTCGAGCGGGAGTTCGACGGCCAGCAGGTCGTCTACCTCGACAACGCGGCGACGACCCAGACCCCCGATCCGGTCGTCGACGCGATGAGCGACTACTACCGCGAGTCCAACGCGAACATCCACCGGGGGATCCACCACCTGAGTCAGGAGGCCTCCATCATGTACGAGGAGGCCCACGACCGCGTGGCGGAGTTCATCAACGCCGACGGCCGGGAGGAGGTCATCTTCACGAAGAACACGACGGAGAGCGAGAACCTCGTCGCCTACGCGTGGGGGCTGAACGAACTCGGTCCCGGCGATCGGGTCGTCCTCACGGAGATGGAACACCACGCTTCGCTGGTCACGTGGCAACAGATCGGCCAGCGCACCGGTGCCGACGTCGAGTACATCCGGATCGACGAGGACGGCCGCCTCGACATGGACCACGCCCGCGAACTGATCGACGACGACGCGGCCATCGTCTCGGCGGTCCACGTCTCGAACACGCTGGGAACGGTCAACCCCGTCGCCGAACTGACCGATCTGGCCCACGAGCACGACGCGCTCTCCTTCATCGACGGCGCCCAAGCGGTTCCGAACCGCCCCGTCGACGTCGAGGCCATCGACGCCGACTTCTACGCCTTTTCGGGCCACAAGATGGCCGGCCCCACCGGTATCGGCGTCCTCTACGGCAAGCAGCACCTCCTCGAAGAAATGGAGCCCTACCTCTACGGCGGCGGGATGATCCGGAAGGTCACCTTCGAGGACTCCACGTGGGGCGACCTGCCCTGGAAGTTCGAACCCGGCACGCCCCAGATCGCCGAGGCCGTCGGCCTCGAGGCCGCCATCGACTGGCTCGAGGAGATCGGCATGGAGCGCATCGCGGCCCACGAGGAGGAGATCGCCCGCTACGCCTACGAGCGACTCGCGGACGAGGACGACGTGGAGATCTACGGCCCCGAACCGGGCCCCGACCGCGGCGGCCTGGTCAGCTTCAACATCGAGGGCGTCCACGCCCACGACCTCGCCTCGATCATGAACGATCACACCATCGCGGTCCGCGCGGGCGACCACTGTACCCAGCCGCTGCACGACAAACTGGGGGTTCCGGCCTCGACTCGAGCGTCGTTCTACGTCTACAACACGCGGGAGGAGGTCGACAAACTGGTCGCGGCGTTAGACGACGCTCGAGAACTGTTCGCGTAA
- a CDS encoding 50S ribosomal protein L39e produces the protein MGKKTKGKKKRLAKLENQNSRVPAWVMMKTDMDVQRNPKRRNWRRNDTDE, from the coding sequence ATGGGTAAGAAAACGAAGGGCAAGAAGAAGCGACTTGCCAAACTCGAGAACCAGAACAGCCGCGTGCCGGCCTGGGTCATGATGAAGACCGACATGGACGTCCAGCGAAACCCCAAGCGCCGCAACTGGCGGCGCAATGACACTGACGAGTAA
- a CDS encoding DUF424 domain-containing protein — translation MLVTERETPEGLLVAVCDEDVLGETFEGEGVSLTVTEEFYGGDAVDESATVESLARADVANIVGRQAVELAIEEGFVDEANVLEVGSTLHAQLLRMGRS, via the coding sequence ATGCTGGTCACAGAACGGGAGACGCCGGAAGGGTTGCTCGTCGCGGTCTGCGACGAGGACGTCCTCGGCGAGACCTTCGAGGGCGAGGGCGTCTCGCTGACCGTCACCGAGGAGTTCTACGGCGGCGACGCGGTCGACGAGAGCGCCACCGTCGAGAGCCTGGCCCGGGCCGACGTCGCCAACATCGTCGGTCGGCAGGCCGTCGAACTGGCCATCGAGGAGGGCTTCGTCGACGAGGCCAACGTCCTCGAGGTCGGCTCGACGCTGCACGCCCAGTTGCTGCGGATGGGACGGTCCTGA
- a CDS encoding ABC transporter ATP-binding protein has translation MTAIETTGLTKAYGDLVAVDDLDLAVEAGEVFGFLGPNGAGKSTTINMLLDFTRPTAGSATVLGHDAQTEIDEISPRVGVLPEGFDIYPRLSGRRHIEFAIETKDAADDPDAIVERVGLSAADADRPAGDYSKGMRQRLATGMALVGDPDLLIMDEPSSGLDPHGIREMQDLVRSEAERGTTVFFSSHILQHVEAVCDRVGVLNDGELVAVDTIAGLREEIGGGASMELILADGAADVREPAASVAGITDVVASDHTLECTVTDPAAKADLVIALDRAGATIADVRIEDVSLETLFTALTSGDEGEAEPDATAAPVTASETEVSR, from the coding sequence ATGACCGCGATAGAGACGACCGGATTGACGAAAGCGTACGGCGACCTCGTCGCCGTCGACGATCTCGACCTCGCGGTGGAAGCGGGAGAGGTCTTCGGCTTTCTGGGCCCCAACGGCGCCGGGAAATCGACGACGATCAACATGCTACTCGATTTCACCCGGCCGACCGCGGGATCGGCGACGGTACTCGGCCACGACGCACAGACCGAGATCGACGAGATCAGCCCCCGCGTCGGCGTCCTGCCGGAGGGGTTCGACATCTACCCGCGTCTCTCGGGACGTCGGCACATCGAGTTCGCGATCGAGACCAAAGACGCCGCCGACGATCCGGACGCGATCGTCGAGCGCGTGGGCCTCTCCGCCGCCGACGCCGACCGACCGGCCGGCGACTACTCCAAGGGGATGCGTCAGCGGCTCGCGACCGGGATGGCCCTGGTGGGCGACCCCGACCTGCTCATCATGGACGAGCCCTCGAGCGGTCTCGACCCCCACGGCATCCGCGAGATGCAGGACCTGGTCCGCTCGGAGGCCGAACGGGGAACGACCGTCTTCTTCTCGAGTCACATCCTCCAGCACGTCGAGGCGGTCTGCGATCGCGTCGGCGTGTTGAACGACGGCGAACTCGTCGCCGTTGACACCATCGCGGGGCTCCGCGAGGAGATCGGCGGCGGCGCGTCGATGGAACTGATCCTCGCCGACGGCGCCGCCGACGTGCGCGAGCCGGCCGCGTCGGTCGCCGGCATCACCGACGTCGTCGCGTCCGACCACACCCTCGAGTGTACCGTCACCGATCCCGCGGCGAAAGCCGACCTCGTGATCGCGCTCGACCGCGCGGGGGCGACGATCGCGGACGTGCGGATCGAGGACGTCTCGCTCGAGACGCTGTTCACGGCGCTGACGAGCGGCGACGAGGGCGAGGCGGAGCCCGACGCGACGGCCGCTCCCGTGACCGCCTCGGAGACGGAGGTGAGCCGATGA
- a CDS encoding HD domain-containing protein yields MLEAVRTRARTYFEAAPPAHDWHHVQRVETLAETLLDRHPETDEIDDQVVTLAVLLHDIGREKEDRGEIDDHSAWGAEEAGRILEDLGADPATIEAVRHCVRAHRYSNAVEPESLEAKLVSDADNLDALGAVGIARTFAHGAALGEAIHDPAVPPADDETSAGATQYNHLHKKILDLPERMYTDVGRELAADRAAFVREYVAQFDAELAGER; encoded by the coding sequence ATGCTCGAGGCAGTCCGAACCCGCGCCCGAACCTACTTCGAGGCGGCCCCGCCGGCCCACGACTGGCACCACGTCCAGCGCGTCGAGACGCTCGCGGAGACGCTGCTCGACCGGCACCCGGAGACTGACGAAATCGACGACCAGGTCGTCACCCTCGCCGTTCTCCTGCACGATATCGGCCGCGAGAAGGAGGATCGCGGCGAGATCGACGATCATTCGGCCTGGGGCGCCGAGGAGGCGGGTCGGATCCTCGAGGACCTCGGCGCCGACCCGGCGACGATCGAGGCGGTCCGCCACTGCGTGCGCGCCCACCGGTACTCGAACGCCGTCGAACCCGAGAGCCTCGAAGCGAAACTCGTCAGCGACGCGGACAACCTCGACGCGCTCGGCGCCGTCGGGATCGCGCGCACCTTCGCCCACGGCGCCGCGTTAGGCGAGGCGATTCACGATCCCGCGGTCCCACCGGCTGACGACGAGACGTCGGCCGGCGCCACGCAGTACAATCACCTCCACAAGAAGATCCTCGACCTCCCCGAGCGCATGTACACCGACGTCGGCCGAGAGCTCGCCGCCGACCGGGCGGCGTTCGTCCGCGAGTACGTCGCCCAGTTCGACGCGGAACTGGCCGGCGAGCGCTGA
- the thpR gene encoding RNA 2',3'-cyclic phosphodiesterase → MRLFVGVDLPDDLAKPVADLQAEFEGASGLNVTDPEQAHVTLKFLGDVSEDRLPDLERELAAAVDDAGVDPFTVRYGGLGVFPSLEYISVVWFGTETGGEELTRLHETVEDRTTAMGFEAESHDFTPHVTLARMEHAGGKELVQELVRERDPTVGEARVEEIRLTESTLTDSGPVYSTVESFPLE, encoded by the coding sequence ATGCGACTGTTCGTCGGCGTCGACTTGCCCGACGACCTCGCGAAACCGGTCGCCGACCTGCAGGCCGAGTTCGAGGGGGCCAGCGGGCTGAACGTCACGGATCCCGAGCAGGCCCACGTGACGCTGAAGTTCCTCGGCGATGTCTCGGAGGACCGCCTGCCCGACCTCGAGCGCGAACTCGCGGCCGCCGTCGACGACGCCGGCGTCGACCCCTTCACGGTTCGCTACGGCGGGCTGGGAGTCTTCCCGAGCCTGGAGTACATCAGCGTCGTCTGGTTCGGCACCGAGACGGGCGGCGAGGAGCTCACCCGGTTACACGAGACCGTCGAGGATCGAACGACGGCGATGGGCTTCGAGGCGGAGTCCCACGACTTCACGCCTCACGTCACGCTCGCGCGGATGGAACACGCCGGCGGGAAGGAGCTGGTGCAGGAGCTCGTCCGCGAGCGGGACCCGACGGTCGGCGAGGCCCGCGTCGAGGAGATCCGACTCACCGAGAGCACGCTGACCGATTCGGGCCCGGTGTACTCGACGGTCGAGTCGTTCCCGCTCGAGTGA
- the rpl18a gene encoding 50S ribosomal protein L18Ae, translating into MSQFTVTGRFENRDGYAPFETSVDAENENVAREYVLSRLGSQHGLKRTQIELEEVDPQ; encoded by the coding sequence ATGAGTCAGTTTACGGTCACCGGTCGTTTCGAGAATCGCGACGGGTACGCGCCGTTCGAAACGTCGGTCGACGCCGAAAACGAGAACGTCGCCCGCGAGTACGTTCTCTCTCGACTCGGCAGTCAGCACGGACTGAAGCGGACGCAGATCGAACTCGAGGAGGTCGACCCACAATGA
- the arsN2 gene encoding arsenic resistance N-acetyltransferase ArsN2 has protein sequence MDDATVTLRRADESALEDVETLLAENDLPSADVRTSSARFYVGFDGDERVGIGGLERYGTDGLLRSVVVERSVRGNGYGTALCDALERRARADGLETLYLLTTTAAGFFAGRGCEELERSDAPAAIRETTQFDELCPASATCMRTSLRNQS, from the coding sequence ATGGACGACGCGACAGTCACGCTCCGACGGGCCGACGAGAGCGCACTCGAGGACGTCGAAACGCTGCTCGCCGAGAACGACCTCCCCTCGGCGGACGTCCGAACGTCGTCCGCGCGGTTCTACGTCGGCTTCGACGGCGACGAACGGGTCGGTATCGGCGGCCTCGAGCGCTACGGCACCGACGGACTCCTCCGCTCGGTCGTGGTCGAGCGATCGGTGCGCGGGAACGGGTACGGAACGGCGCTCTGTGATGCGCTCGAGCGGCGGGCTCGAGCCGACGGTCTCGAGACGCTGTACCTGCTCACGACGACCGCCGCCGGCTTTTTCGCGGGTCGAGGGTGCGAGGAACTCGAGCGAAGCGACGCACCGGCCGCGATTCGCGAGACGACCCAGTTCGATGAGCTCTGTCCCGCGTCGGCCACGTGTATGCGGACGTCGCTGCGAAACCAGTCCTGA
- a CDS encoding ASCH domain-containing protein encodes MSELESEELLPSERMRSQALEGDVTQIHRGHRYADEGDTFAIDGTAFEVTDVTERRLGDLTDEDAQAEGMDDLEGYRRMLERAHENFEWDDDSEVVRHRFEPR; translated from the coding sequence ATGAGCGAACTCGAGTCCGAGGAGTTACTGCCCAGCGAGCGAATGCGAAGCCAGGCTCTCGAGGGCGACGTCACCCAGATCCACCGCGGCCACCGGTACGCCGACGAGGGCGACACGTTCGCCATCGACGGAACCGCGTTCGAGGTGACCGACGTGACCGAGCGCCGGCTCGGCGACCTGACCGACGAGGACGCGCAGGCGGAGGGGATGGACGACCTCGAGGGATATCGGCGAATGCTCGAGCGCGCCCACGAGAACTTCGAGTGGGACGACGACAGCGAGGTCGTCCGCCACCGGTTCGAACCCCGGTAA
- the pfdA gene encoding prefoldin subunit alpha, translated as MSQQQLQQLSQELQEIEEQIEALNENVEAIQQQKSETDEAIEALETLETDSTVQVPIGGGAYLRASIEDIDEVIVELGADYAAEFEQDGAIDALESKKENLDDRIDEVNSEIAELETESEELEQQAQQLQQQAMQQQMQQMGQGQQQPDE; from the coding sequence ATGAGTCAGCAACAACTACAGCAGCTTTCCCAGGAGCTTCAGGAGATCGAAGAACAGATCGAGGCCCTCAACGAGAACGTCGAGGCCATCCAGCAACAGAAGAGCGAGACCGACGAGGCCATCGAGGCCCTCGAGACGCTCGAGACCGACTCGACGGTACAGGTCCCGATCGGCGGCGGGGCCTACCTCCGTGCGAGCATCGAGGACATCGACGAAGTGATCGTCGAACTCGGCGCCGACTACGCCGCGGAGTTCGAACAGGACGGCGCTATCGACGCCCTCGAGAGCAAGAAAGAGAACCTCGACGACCGCATCGACGAGGTCAACTCGGAGATCGCCGAACTCGAGACCGAGAGCGAGGAACTCGAGCAGCAGGCCCAGCAGCTTCAACAGCAGGCGATGCAACAGCAGATGCAGCAGATGGGCCAGGGTCAGCAACAGCCCGACGAGTAA
- the sufU gene encoding Fe-S cluster assembly sulfur transfer protein SufU, producing the protein MGLGSDMYRQQILDHYKNPRNYGELEDPTFTHVGENPMCGDEIRMDVKLDDEEETIERVAFSGDGCAISQASASMLSKELTGKSLEELHEMDRDDVTDMLGVDISPMRVKCAVLAEKVAQDGAEIYQGELDVDKTTTED; encoded by the coding sequence ATGGGACTGGGCTCGGATATGTACCGACAGCAGATCCTCGACCACTACAAGAACCCCCGGAACTACGGGGAACTCGAGGATCCGACCTTCACCCACGTCGGCGAGAACCCGATGTGCGGCGACGAGATTCGCATGGACGTCAAGCTCGACGACGAGGAGGAGACGATCGAACGCGTCGCGTTCTCCGGCGACGGGTGTGCGATCAGCCAGGCCTCCGCCAGCATGCTCTCGAAGGAGCTTACGGGCAAGAGCCTCGAGGAACTCCACGAGATGGACCGCGACGACGTGACCGACATGCTCGGCGTCGACATCTCGCCGATGCGGGTCAAGTGCGCCGTCCTCGCCGAAAAGGTCGCTCAGGACGGCGCGGAGATCTATCAGGGCGAACTCGACGTGGACAAGACGACGACCGAGGACTGA
- a CDS encoding translation initiation factor IF-6: MLRLAFAGSAYVGVFARATDSCVLVRPDVDDDVVADLTDELEVPAVQTTVGGSSTVGALATGNENGLLVSSRVLEYERDRLEEAVDVPVAELPGNINAAGNVVLANDYGAYVHPDLPRETVEIVKDTLEVPVERGDLAGVRTVGTAAVATNTGVLCHPKATDEELDVLEEVLDVRADVGTINYGAPLVGSGLIANEAGYVVGEDTTGPELGRIEDALGYLD; this comes from the coding sequence TTGCTGCGTCTCGCCTTCGCCGGGTCGGCCTACGTCGGCGTCTTCGCCCGCGCGACCGACTCGTGCGTGCTCGTTCGCCCGGACGTCGACGACGACGTCGTCGCCGACCTGACCGACGAACTCGAGGTGCCCGCGGTCCAGACGACCGTCGGCGGCTCCTCGACGGTCGGCGCGCTAGCGACGGGTAACGAGAACGGCCTGCTCGTCAGTTCCCGCGTCCTCGAGTACGAACGCGACCGCCTCGAGGAGGCGGTCGACGTCCCCGTCGCGGAACTGCCGGGGAACATCAACGCCGCGGGCAACGTCGTGCTGGCGAACGACTACGGCGCGTACGTCCACCCCGACCTCCCACGGGAGACGGTCGAGATCGTGAAAGACACCCTCGAGGTTCCCGTCGAACGCGGCGACCTCGCCGGCGTCCGCACCGTGGGAACGGCCGCCGTCGCGACCAACACCGGGGTGCTCTGTCATCCGAAGGCGACCGACGAGGAACTGGACGTCCTCGAGGAGGTTCTGGACGTCCGGGCCGATGTCGGCACCATCAACTACGGTGCGCCGCTGGTCGGCTCGGGGCTGATCGCCAACGAGGCCGGCTACGTCGTCGGCGAGGACACGACGGGGCCGGAACTGGGCCGGATCGAGGACGCCCTCGGCTATCTCGACTGA
- a CDS encoding ABC transporter permease: MSGHVGTVARKEFEDAGRSKLLWALIGLLVGLVTIGYVAIWYTVDDVSGAEVLSFVATPLQVILPIAALIAGYMAVVGERRSGSIKLLLGLPPNRTDVVFGKLLGRTAVVTVAVALACLVSLVLGAVLFGSVPFVDWLGFAAVSVLFGAAFAGLAVGTSAAVSTRGKSMAIVVGIYMILIALWELLTAGPYHLIYGEGPPVEAETWYLVVEQFNPIFAYTNLVSNVVEGSVFPFQFQYGLQSMEAYGMTPAERYPGDAPFYLQDEFGVVVLLVWLAVPVAIGYYRFQRTDL, encoded by the coding sequence ATGAGCGGCCACGTCGGCACCGTCGCCCGCAAGGAGTTCGAGGACGCCGGGCGGTCGAAACTGCTCTGGGCGCTGATCGGACTGCTCGTCGGACTGGTCACGATCGGCTACGTCGCGATCTGGTACACGGTAGACGACGTCAGCGGGGCGGAAGTGCTCAGCTTCGTCGCCACGCCGCTGCAGGTGATCCTCCCCATCGCGGCGCTGATCGCCGGCTACATGGCCGTCGTCGGGGAGCGCCGCTCGGGAAGCATCAAGCTCCTCCTGGGCCTGCCGCCGAACCGAACCGACGTCGTCTTCGGGAAACTGCTCGGTCGGACGGCCGTCGTCACCGTCGCCGTCGCGCTCGCGTGTCTCGTCTCGCTCGTGCTCGGGGCCGTCCTGTTCGGCTCGGTCCCGTTCGTCGATTGGCTCGGCTTCGCCGCCGTCTCCGTGCTCTTCGGGGCTGCCTTCGCCGGACTGGCCGTCGGCACCTCCGCCGCCGTCTCCACGCGGGGCAAGTCGATGGCGATCGTCGTCGGGATCTACATGATCCTCATCGCGCTCTGGGAACTGCTCACGGCCGGTCCGTACCACCTCATCTACGGCGAAGGACCGCCGGTCGAGGCCGAGACGTGGTACCTCGTCGTCGAGCAGTTCAATCCGATCTTCGCCTACACGAATCTGGTCAGCAACGTCGTCGAGGGGTCGGTGTTCCCCTTCCAGTTCCAGTACGGCCTCCAGTCGATGGAGGCCTACGGGATGACGCCCGCCGAGCGGTATCCCGGCGACGCGCCCTTCTACCTGCAGGACGAGTTCGGCGTCGTCGTCCTGCTGGTATGGCTGGCCGTTCCCGTCGCGATCGGCTACTATCGGTTCCAGCGGACGGATCTGTAG
- a CDS encoding alcohol dehydrogenase catalytic domain-containing protein translates to MRVAAFTAGESIDEIEVQQRPDPTPERGEAVVRVEAAALNHRDLWKIHDDGRLGDEEFPFVPGGDLAGTVAETGPNVSRVAEGDRVVLCPLNTCGECRFCRDGPENMCENYGSYDGAFAERALVDASRLVPLPDAVDVVDAAALPIAYVTAYRMLERGDTGAGDRVFVPGATGGVGIAAVQLASLMGAETIGTSTSATKLERVEREGLEHAIHAGDPDEIREAVERVGEVDVTINHLGGPYTRVGAEVLRTNGAMVICGRTAGQYPEFDARDLYYGHKRILGSTLGTQPDLERLVGFVADGRLEPVVAEQYPLAETARAFRNMDDREQVGKLVIRPQR, encoded by the coding sequence ATGCGTGTCGCGGCGTTCACTGCCGGCGAGAGTATCGACGAAATCGAGGTGCAGCAGCGTCCCGATCCGACGCCCGAGCGCGGCGAGGCGGTCGTCCGCGTCGAGGCGGCGGCGCTCAACCACCGCGATCTCTGGAAGATCCACGACGACGGGCGGCTCGGCGACGAGGAGTTCCCGTTCGTTCCGGGCGGCGACCTCGCCGGCACCGTGGCGGAGACGGGCCCGAACGTCTCGAGGGTCGCGGAGGGCGATCGGGTCGTCCTCTGCCCCCTGAATACCTGCGGCGAGTGTCGGTTCTGTCGCGACGGCCCGGAGAACATGTGCGAGAACTACGGCAGCTACGACGGGGCGTTCGCCGAGCGAGCGCTCGTCGACGCCAGCCGCCTCGTCCCGCTTCCCGACGCGGTCGACGTCGTCGACGCGGCCGCGCTTCCGATCGCCTACGTGACCGCTTACCGGATGCTCGAGCGGGGCGATACCGGCGCGGGCGACCGCGTGTTCGTCCCCGGCGCGACCGGCGGCGTCGGAATCGCTGCGGTGCAACTCGCGTCGCTGATGGGCGCGGAGACGATCGGCACCTCGACGTCGGCGACGAAACTCGAGCGCGTCGAACGGGAGGGGCTGGAGCACGCGATTCACGCCGGCGATCCCGACGAGATCCGGGAGGCCGTCGAACGGGTCGGCGAGGTCGACGTGACGATCAACCACCTCGGCGGCCCCTACACCCGCGTCGGCGCCGAAGTCCTCCGGACGAACGGCGCGATGGTCATCTGCGGACGCACCGCTGGCCAGTACCCCGAGTTCGACGCTCGAGACCTCTATTACGGCCACAAACGCATCCTGGGGAGCACCCTCGGGACCCAGCCCGACCTCGAGCGGCTCGTCGGGTTCGTCGCCGACGGCCGCCTCGAACCGGTCGTCGCCGAGCAGTACCCGCTCGCGGAGACGGCGCGGGCGTTCCGCAATATGGACGACCGGGAGCAGGTCGGGAAACTGGTTATCAGGCCACAGCGATAG